In Diabrotica undecimpunctata isolate CICGRU chromosome 4, icDiaUnde3, whole genome shotgun sequence, a single genomic region encodes these proteins:
- the LOC140438014 gene encoding uncharacterized protein produces the protein MTSRGKFLVQMCLDEGEASTSHENNAELWSSKSTSQHIPILSAGTSTTEGSFNTTLMQGCSTTTSDNEKENTKHCEEHNSSIEVSNIPVSPTFEKMVVDSSSDFSTGSSDNYIPSDDDGLSNVESTDSDVPLSKQECRWRRANPSRWKRNIKKKNRMSSLPYKSKGTVIAAKKPKLINCNSCKFKCSLSFNDDFRNQLCSEFWRLDYNRQKDYILCCVASKEPTCRRVRSGTGALKTASRYYHFLNQGKKIRVCKNFFLRTLCISHGPVDKAFSGANDIGIFVANDKRGKKEPANKTKPDIIASIKAHVQSFPTMASHYCRSSTKLEYLDSNLSIAKMYELYVEDWKGIRISNNLPSHFWYQL, from the exons ATGACGTCCAGGGGAAAGTTTTTAGTACAAATGTGTTTAGATGAAGGCGAAGCTAGTACTTCACATGAAAATAACGCAG AACTATGGTCTTCTAAATCAACATCACAACACATTCCTATTTTGTCAGCTGGAACCAGCACTACGGAAg GTTCATTCAATACTACTCTAATGCAAGGATGTTCAACTACCACGTCTGATAATGAAAAAGAGAATACCAAACATTGTGAAGAACATAATAGCTCTATTGAGGTGAGTAATATACCTGTGTCACCTACGTTTGAGAAAATGGTCGTTGATAGTAGTTCAGATTTTTCTACGGGCAGTAGTGATAACTATATTCCGAGTGATGATGATGGTTTATCAAATGTTGAATCAACTGATAGTGATGTACCCTTATCAAAACAAGAATGTCGTTGGAGAAGAGCTAACCCTTCCCGatggaaaagaaatattaaaaagaaaaatagaatgtCAAGTTTGCCTTACAAATCAAAAGGAACAGTCATTGCagcaaaaaaaccaaaattgattAATTGCAACTCTTGTAAATTCAAATGCTCTCTTAGTTTTAATGATGATTTCAGAAACCAGTTATGCTCGGAATTTTGGAGATTAGACTATAATCGTCAAAAAGATTATATTCTCTGTTGTGTTGCGAGCAAAGAACCTACTTGTAGAAGAGTTCGTTCTGGAACAGGTGCTCTCAAAACTGCAAGTAGGTACTATCATTTCCTAAACCAGGGTAAAAAAATTCGAGTTTGCAAGAATTTCTTTCTACGCACTTTGTGTATAAGCCACGGGCCAGTGGATAAGGCATTTTCTGGAGCAAATGATATAGGAATATTTGTAGCTAACGACAAACGTGGCAAAAAGGAACCGGCTAATAAAACCAAACCTGATATTATAGCGTCAATCAAAGCGCATGTACAAAGTTTTCCAACCATGGCATCTCACTACTGTAGATCATCAACTAAACTAGAATATTTAGATTCTAATTTATCTATCGCAAAAATGTACGAACTATATGTGGAAGATTGGAAAGGAATACGCATCTCAAATAACTTACCGTCGCATTTTTGGTACCAACTTTAA